The DNA region GATGTGACGTGAGATCTCATCGAGTTCAGTCGGCATTGAATCGATCTCGGTCTTGATCATAGCGCAGGCTTCGTCTACAAGGTCGATAGCCTTGTCCGGAAGGAAACGGTCAGTGATGTATCTGTTTGAGAGTACAGCAGCTGAGATAAGCGCCTGATCCTGGATCTTAACGCCGTGGAATACTTCGTATCTTTCCTTAAGACCACGGAGGATGGAGATAGTATCTTCAACCGTTGGTTCGCTTACATAAACCGGCTGGAATCTTCTTTCGAGTGCCTTGTCCTTTTCGATGTATTTTCTGTATTCGTCAAGTGTGGTTGCACCGATACAGTCGATCTCGCCGCGGGCAAGCATAGGCTTTAAGAGGTTGCCTGCGTCCATTGCGCCTTCGCCCTTGCCGGCACCGACTATCATGTGGATCTCATCGATGAAGAGGATGATCTGTCCTTCCGATGCCTTTATTTCCTTGAGGACAGCCTTGAATCGTTCCTCGAATTCGCCCTTGAACTTTGCGCCTGCAACGAGTGCGCCGAGGTCGAGTGAGAAGATGTGCTTGTCCTTGAGTGATGACGGAACGTCACCGCGGACGATTCGGAGTGCAAGTCCTTCGGCAATAGCTGTTTTACCTACACCAGGTTCACCGATAACGACCGGGTTGTTCTTTGTTTTTCTTGAAAGAATTCTGATTATGTTTCTGATCTCGCTGTCACGGCCGATGACCGGATCGAGCTTGCTGTTTCTTGCAAGGTCTGTAAGATCCTGACCATATTTCTTGAGTACGTCATATGTTTCCTCAGGGTTCTGGCTTGTAACTCTTGTGTTGCCGCGTACAGAAGCGAGGGCAGTCATGAATTCCTGCTCGTTTATGTTATGCTGTGAGATGATCTTCTTCATCTCTGAATCAGGATCCTTGAGGAGTGCGAGTACGATGTGTTCCACTGAAACATACTCGTCGCCCATCTGCTTTGCAATTGCTTCCGATGCGATAAGAGCGTTGTCAACGCTTCTTGAAAGATAAACTGTGTCCGGCTTTCTGCCTGAACCTGTTACCTTCGGAAGACCTGATACTATTGTCTCTGTTGTTGCAGTGACTGCTTCAGGTGAAATATCCATTTTCCTAAGCAGCTGAGCTGTAAGGCTACCCTCCTGATTAAGAAGCGCCAGAAATAGATGAACCTGTTCAATGTTCATCTGCTGGTTTGAAATTGCAATACTCTGGGCTTCGTTGACAGCTTCGAGTGATTTCTGAGTGAATTTCTGTGCATTCATAAGTTCGTTCTCCTTTTTTCCTTATTTAGTTATTTATTTTATACTTTATTATAACACTATAAAATCAAAAGTCAATAGCAGATAATGGGCGAGAGTGCTAATTAAAAACACTTGACAGGCTGAATGGTTTTATGTATAATATTCTTATAAAAATCTATGCGATTTTTATAAGAAAGAAAAAGTCAAAAGAAAAGAGAAAAAGGAGACGATAATTATGGGAGTAGTATTTGGCGGAGCAGTCGCAATGATTTATATCGGATTGCTGGTATTCAGCCTTGCGCTGTCGGTTGTAATTTTAGTAGCTTATTACAAGCTTTTCGAAAAAGCCGGTGAAGCAGGATGGAAAGCGATAATACCGTTCTATTCAGCACTTGTAATGTCGAAAATAGCGACAGGTAAAAAAACTCTCGGAGCTATATGGATCGCTGTTTATTCGGTATTCATGATGTTTTATATGGGATTCTATTCCAGACAAATGATGATGGCGCTGAATTCTTCACACATGTCAGCGTCTGGTGCAGCTTCAATGATGATTTCCGCACTGTTTATATTTTTGCTGAGTATCGGGGCAGCAGTTCTGACCGGAATTCTGATGTTCAAGTTTGCAAAATCCTACGGCAAGTCTGAAGGCTGGTGCGTTGCAATGATCTTCCTTTCAGGTATTCTCATTATTGCAATGGGATTTGACAATGAGCTTAAGTACGTAGGACCAAACGGTATACCTTCTTCTGATCAGTACGGCGTAAACAATTACGATAACAATAATAATTACTATAATTACTAAGCCCGCAGCCGGAATGTTTCAGATTTTAAAAACTTAATAAAAAATTACTCCTTCACTTTCTGTGATTCTGAAAGTGAAGGAGTTTTTTAATTATCTGCGGATCATTCGTCCTCTTCGGTATTTTCGTCCTCTTCGCTATCTTCAGCAGGAACGGTGTCTTTTCCTGTCAGATAGATGTTGTTTCTTAAATACTCCGTATTTGCGTAGAAATCAACTGTGAGGATCGACATTCCGTCCCAGGTCTCGTCAAATGACCATGTTCCTTCGGCCGGAACACGAAGCTGTTCGATTTCGTAGCGCCCTGCAATGAAAGGCAGGTAGAGACTCATTAAGTACATGTCAGTAACACTCATGTCAGAACCGATATATTTAACTGCCTCGCTCATGCTTTTGCTGAACTGTGACGGGCGGATCTTCTTTATACGTTTCATCATCTGAGTGATAACGGTACGCTGTCTCTGCGTTCGTTCAAAGTCTGCATCGCCTATATATCTTATTCGGCTGTATGACAGTGCCTGCTTGCCGTTCATAAGAAATGTGCCCTCAGCTTCAGGAAGAAAACCGTCGTTCGGGTCGTCGCCCATGAGTTCGTTTACTTCGCTGTAAAGTATTTCGTTTACGGCATGTGCTTCTTCGGCTGAAACGGTTATCTGAACTCCGCCGACTGCGTCCACAAGGTGTGCGACCGCCTGAAAGTTTACTGTGACGCATCCGTCAATCCTTATCTTGAAATTATCTTCGATGGTATCTTTCAGAAGCTCCGCACCGCCGTAGGCGTATGCTGCATTGAGCTTGTCCTCACCGCATCCGTCTATTTCGGTGTAAATGTCACGCATGAATGAGGTCATCTGGAAACGCTTCTTTTTATTGTTTATGGAAAGAAGGATCATAGAGTCGGAAAGGCCTCTTGTGGATGTATCTCTGGTGTCTTCACCGATTATCAGAATGTTTTTTATCTCGGATGAATAGAGCATTGTTTCCGGATCGTTTACGTAATCGCCGCTTACTTCAAGAGGGGTTACTTTTGAAATATAGTAAAGTGCGACGGATGAATAGATCAGGAACAGTGATATAAGAGCGACTATGAAAAGCCTTACAAAGAGTCCGGCACGTGATTTTTTGCGTCTGTTTCTGCTCTTCGAAGCTGTTTTGCTTACCTTTACGTTTGAGTATTCCTTTTCTTCAGGCGGGATCACAGACCCTGCCGGTGTGCTGCTTCTGTACGGAGCAGATGAAGGGGGAGCGGGTTTTGGCTTCTGAACAGGCCTTCCTGTATTCTGTACAGCCGAAGGTTTTCTCTGTGCCTGACTGTTAGCTGTTACTCTTCGTTTTTTATGTGTGTTTGCTGTCGGTGCGGTACTTTTCTTTACAGGTACCGGCATTGTCAGGGTGTCGTGAGCTTTTTTATTTGCCGCGCTCAGTTCAGCGCGTCTTTTCTTTTCGCTTTCTATATCACCTGTGCGGTAGATCCTTGTCTGTCCGGCCTGCGCAGGTACCCTGAATTTCATCGTATCCTGATTATCATTTGAATCTTTATACGACACGTTTTCACTTCCTCGCTTTCTGATGCTATATATAGATTATAACCATTCTGTCTGCAAAAATCAATACTTTTATACTTTACAGTGATTGTAAGGAAACGCTGATTTATGAATAAATCAGCGTGGGGTACGGGGCGAAGCCCCGCAATCTCCCCGCCCGGAAATACGGCGAAGCCGTATTTCCGATTTGATCAGTGTTTCCTTAATTATACCAGAAAACTTGCTTTTTATTTTTTAAACAGTATAATTGTATATAGCACAATAAACAGTGAATGAAAATATTTTTTCATCTGCTGTGATAAGAAAGGAAATATGGACACTGTTCATAAGGGGTAATTGCAATGAGTGAAGAAAAAAGAGCACGGGTTATTCAGAAACTTGAAAATTATGCAGGTATAATCGAAGGCATCAGCACGGCGGCGCAGTCTTTCATGCCTCCGGAGTTAAAGGCAAAACTTTTTGAACTGCACGGACTTAATACGGAACTGCTGGAAAGAGTTCGCAGTAACTCTTTTGAAATAGCGATTGTAGGTCTTGAAAAAGCGGGCAAAAGTACATTTGCCAATGCACTTATCGGACTTGACATTCTTCCTGCCAAGGAAGAAAGATGTACCTACACATCTTCATGTGTAAAATACGCAGACCAGACCTATGCGGAAGTGGAATACTACACTTCCGAGGAGTTCGGTGAAAGATTCGCATCAAATCTGAAGGCGCTCGGTGCTGAGTTTGATTCATATGAGTACGGAAGGGTAACTCTTGATGAACTTCAGAGCAAGATTGACGAAAATAATCTTGATGCAAACAGAAGAAATATACTCGAAGACGTTTCTGACATGATCCGCAGTGAGTTTGCTATAATGCCGCTGCTCGGAAAATCAGACCAGCATTTCAACGAAACTGCTATGAAGGAGACGGAATTCAAGAACCTGATACAGAATCCGGACAGAACGGAAGGTGAGTATGTTCCGAAGCCTTCTTTTGCAGTAAAGAAGATCACAGTTTATTCTGATAAGCTAGAGGATATGCGTAACTGTATCATTTATGATGTACCGGGTTTTGACAGCCCGACAGCTATACACATGGAGCAGACAAAGGAACGTATGGACAAAGCAGATGCCATTATCCTTATCGCCAATGCGTCCAAGCCGAGCCTTACCGGCCCGCAGCTTACCATTTTCAGCTCCGCTGTCGATTCCGACAATATCCCGTTCAATGAAAAGGTATTTGTATTTGCCAACCGTGCTGATGAAAGCAAGGATCTCGAATACAACATGGGAACGCTTAAAAACGATCTGGACAAATATCATATACTCCGGAAAAACGACAGCAACAGACTTATACCTGGTTCAGCCTATGCAGCTTTATGCATTGCGGGCGGCAGGGAAGATGATCAGGCAGTAGCTAACCTGAAAGCAAACGGTATTTCTGACGGTATAGAAGAAATAAAGAAAAAGCTTAAGGAATACAATGATGTTGTCCGCATCCACGTTATAGAAAAAAGAGTGGAGAATCTTGAAAAAATGATCCTCGAAACTGCAGATGCGATAAAGCTTTCGTGCAGTGCAGTATCATCCGGTGACGGATCAAATGCAGATATGATAAATGCGTTTGTTGATGTACAGAATAAAATAAAGGAAAAACTTGTATTCTTTGAAAGCGAAATCAGAAAGATACTTGATGAAAAACCGCTTACTTCCGGACTTCTTGCAGCGTTAAAAGGAAAACTGAACACCGGGGAACTTCTTCCGGATGAAGAGGAGATTGCATATATAAAAGAACGCTGCACACAGAGTACAGCGCAGTTTGAAGCAAGTCTCCGCGATTTCAAGCGTGCGGAAGTCCGTGAGATCTTTTCAGATGTTACACAGTGTGTCACTGAAGATCTGAAAAGAGAAACAGCGGATGAACTCACAGGAATACTTCTTGAATGCTTTAATGTAACTCCGGATCATTTATACTTTGAAGAGATCAAGACTATGACCAGGGAGTACGTTGACGGCTATTACCGTGATTTCAATCTGAAGACTATCCAGAAGACACTTACACTTCGTTTCTGCGATGAAGTGTTCGAGCTTCTTATAAACAAGCCGTTCCTTATGCCGGACAGACTTGATTTCTTCCTTAAGAACATCGATAACATAGCTGCTCTTGCGGTTTATGATCACAGTGAGGAAGAATCTCGTATCAGTAATTCAAAAATGGATATCGCTGATATGCCTTTGGTAAGAAGCATTCTCTTCCATGAAGGCACTGACGGAGCGAATTCGTTCAGTACGGTATCACCGGAGAGCAGACAGAAATATATAGCCGATCTGAAAAAATCCATCGTTCTTAAGCTGCATAATAATCTGTCAGAACTTGATTCGCTTGCAGAACAGACAGTTGACTGGTGCTGCGAATCAGGCTTAAGTGTCTACAGCTTTATCCAGAGCCTTAACAGGATACTGCCTGACCTGAGGTTCAAAAGATACAGCAGCGAGAAGGAATGCGACGAGCTTATGTATTATCTGAGCTTGACAAGTGAACACCTTGAATTCCAGATGACAGGCGAGAGCAGTAAAATGAATCTTCTCATTTCAAGATACAATGAAGCATGCAAGTCAAGGGAGAACACTCATGAATGGGTCATCGACCGCTTTAAGGAAGATATCAGCATTCTCGTAAGCATAATTTCCGGACCGGTGGTAAGTGCACTGGGACTGGAGATACCGTTTGCCGCAAATGTTTCTGAAATCACTGACAAGATAAAACAGCATGTGCAGGACAAGGATACGCTGTTTGTTGACTTCTACGGAAAGGTTTATCCGAAGAGCGAATATAAAAAGCTCGAGGAAAATGAATCGCTGCAGAAGATCAACAGTGAAAAGAAAGTTGTACTTGAAAACATTGATGAATTGCTTAAAGAATTAGGGGAACACTGATCAAACCGGAAATCCGGCTTCGCCGGATTTCCGGAGAGGGGGAGCGTGGCTTCGCCCCGGTACCCCGTGTCGATTAAACTATGAATTCGGTAAACCGGATTCACGGAGCAGAGATTTTCGGGGCGAAGCCCCGAAAATCAAAACTGATAAAAATAAGAAATGCCGTTTCGGATAAAATCCGGAACGGCATTTCTGTTAATTCATTATGTTTTATTCGCCCTTGTAGTTTACAATGTCATCAAGAAGAGCAGGAACCTTTTCAGCCATTTCATCGTCCTGGAACTGGCATGTGCCGACAACGCGGTGACCGCCGCCGCCGTACTTCAGCATCAGGCTTCCTACGTTTACATTTGAAGTTCTGTTGAGTATGCTGTGACCTACTGCACATGAGCAGCCAAGGCCGCCTCGTCCGTTTACGATCCATACTGAAATGTTCTGTTCCGGATAAAGGCTGTAGATCATGAAACGGTTGCCAGTGTAAATGGTCTCAACGCCGCGTAGATCGGTGATGATAACGTCTTTTCTGATCTCGGTGTGTTCGTGTACCATCTTCTTGAAAAGCTCTGTCTGTTCGTTGTAGACAGCAATACGCTCCTGAATGTCAGGAAGAGCAAGTATCTCGTCAGTGCTCATGGTTCTGCATGCATGGAGAAGCTTTTCCATGAGCTGATAGTTACTGATGGTGAAGTTTCTGAAACGTCCCAGTCCTGTACGCGGATCCATAAGGTATCCGACGAGTATCCAGCCGGAAGGATTGAGAACTTCGTCTATTGTGAGATGGCCGGAGTCAACCTTGTCAACGGCCTCCATCATGTCGTCAAAGTGTGAGAAACGTTCCTTGCCGCCGTAGTAGTCATAGATAATTCTTGCGCAGGAAGGAGTAATACGGCTTTCGCCCTTGTACTTGCCTTCAAGCTGGTTTCTTTCATGTTCGCTTGAGTGATGGTCGAACCAGAGTCCGCATCCTTCAACGAAAGGAACGTTTGCAAGTACGTCATCCTCAGTTACCTCAAACAGTCCGTCCTGAAGATCCTTAGGATGAACGAATTTCCATGAATCCACGATACCCACTTCAAGAAGAAGCGCACCGCATGCAAGTCCGTCAAAATCTGATCTTGTTACAAGTCTCATAATTAATAACCCCCAAATCGTTTGATAATAGTGAACGTCAGAATCATTCTGAAGTCCCTACAGCATAATCATTTATACTATCCCGCGTTTGTGTTTTACACGGGTGTTTAATACATATATTCATTATACACTATTTCTTTTGATTTTACAAGAGGATTTAATATATTTTGTACAGCAAAATATTTTCAATTACTTTGGCGAAACGGAGTTTAACACCGCATGATTACATCAGTAACAAACCAATCTTCAAGTTCATATATGTCTATAATTCCGTTGTTTTGGGCTAAAGTTTCAGTTATGCTTATCATGCCTAATCCGTGATTCTGACTGTCTTTTTTTGTTGTTTTAGGCAGTTTACCATTAATCAACACACTTTCAGAGATCCTGTTCTGAATGGTAATTTCGATATTGTTGCTATCTGATGTTATAGATAGTTTTATTACTTTGTTCTCTTCATTTTTTTCTGCTTCGATTGCATTGTCCATCAAGTTTCCCAAAACAGTGCTGAGCGAGAAATAATCAAAATCTGGAAGTTCACTTTGCAGATAACATTTTAAATCAATATTTTCTTTTTTGCAGATTACTCGTTTAGCATCAAGAATAGCGTTCAAAGCTGGATTATTGGTATTGCTAATAGCTTGAATGTCCGAAATATCAGAATCAAGTTTTTCAATATAATTAAGTGCTTGGTTTATATTTTGCTCGGCTAAAAGTTTTTTTAGAACTGTTGTATGATTGCGAAGATCATGCTTTACGGATTTTACAGAAATGTTCATTTGTACAAGTTCATTGATACGTTGCTCATCATCATGAAGTTTAGTTTGCAATGCGACTTTGATAATATCGGCGTTATTCTTTATTGAAAACTGAACAATGATGCTGAAAAGTAGTATGACAATTATTGATATACAAATCATTATTATAGATGCATATTTTAAGGAAACAACATTATCCAAAAGCATTTTTTCAATTGTTACTCCGGAAATAATAGATGTTATTAATAAAACGGTAGTAATGATACACTGCATAAACTGAAGACTATAATTTTTGTTTCTGATAAAATTGCTTATTATAAATAAAATAACAGCTAAACCGAGCTTTGTAAGGAGTAATAAAAATACTCGTGTAGGATTTCTCATCAATAAAATCTGCGAATAATGATCTCCAAGTATTACTCCTGAACATAAAGTTACGACAAGATTGACCAGAAATACAGATAATATCGCTATTAAAATGATAACCAGTTTTCGCCACCATTTTCCTATAAATATTGCTTCGGAGGTAATGTAAAACAATAATATGTATGTGCAGATATGAAGAAGTTCATGTTCAAATAGAATGGTGATATTGTCCCAAAGAAGTGCATTGGTTACTATTAATACGGAAAAAAATATAGTCTTGAATATGTTTTTTTGTTTTGAAGTTTGTTTATATCTTGACGATAAAACTAAAAACAATAGTATGATAATACACTCAATAATGGTGGCTGTGTATTCCGCTATTGTATAAATCATATCAGTAGTCTCCTTCGTGATTTAAGCCAGGCTTCATACACGGACTTGTATCTTCGTTTACTGACAGCAAATGATTTTCCGTCTTTAAAAACAACTTTGTTATCAATGTAAGTAATCAACTTAAGATTTACCAATGTGCCAGAGTCAATAAGGATAAAATTCTTGAATAGTTCATTTTTGTAGTAAAATGATAGTGGTTTTCTTACGGTAACTGTTTTGCTGTTACTTAATTGAATGATAGTATTATGTCCGTCGGTTTGGATGTATTTTATAGTTTTCACAGGGATTCTATGTTCTCTGCCGCCGGTACACTTAACTTCTGTAACATTTATAAAACCGTAGTTATTTTCAAATTCTTTAAATAATGTGCTAAGGGCATATCTGAGTTCAGATTCCATGTTTTGTTTTCTTACAAATCCAAGCGCTTTATATCTGAATGCCTGTATAACAAGTTCATCACGGCCAGTTACATATATAATAGGAATATCACTGTTTTGCTCCA from Ruminococcus sp. HUN007 includes:
- a CDS encoding DUF5684 domain-containing protein gives rise to the protein MGVVFGGAVAMIYIGLLVFSLALSVVILVAYYKLFEKAGEAGWKAIIPFYSALVMSKIATGKKTLGAIWIAVYSVFMMFYMGFYSRQMMMALNSSHMSASGAASMMISALFIFLLSIGAAVLTGILMFKFAKSYGKSEGWCVAMIFLSGILIIAMGFDNELKYVGPNGIPSSDQYGVNNYDNNNNYYNY
- a CDS encoding LCP family protein, which translates into the protein MSYKDSNDNQDTMKFRVPAQAGQTRIYRTGDIESEKKRRAELSAANKKAHDTLTMPVPVKKSTAPTANTHKKRRVTANSQAQRKPSAVQNTGRPVQKPKPAPPSSAPYRSSTPAGSVIPPEEKEYSNVKVSKTASKSRNRRKKSRAGLFVRLFIVALISLFLIYSSVALYYISKVTPLEVSGDYVNDPETMLYSSEIKNILIIGEDTRDTSTRGLSDSMILLSINNKKKRFQMTSFMRDIYTEIDGCGEDKLNAAYAYGGAELLKDTIEDNFKIRIDGCVTVNFQAVAHLVDAVGGVQITVSAEEAHAVNEILYSEVNELMGDDPNDGFLPEAEGTFLMNGKQALSYSRIRYIGDADFERTQRQRTVITQMMKRIKKIRPSQFSKSMSEAVKYIGSDMSVTDMYLMSLYLPFIAGRYEIEQLRVPAEGTWSFDETWDGMSILTVDFYANTEYLRNNIYLTGKDTVPAEDSEEDENTEEDE
- a CDS encoding dynamin family protein; this translates as MSEEKRARVIQKLENYAGIIEGISTAAQSFMPPELKAKLFELHGLNTELLERVRSNSFEIAIVGLEKAGKSTFANALIGLDILPAKEERCTYTSSCVKYADQTYAEVEYYTSEEFGERFASNLKALGAEFDSYEYGRVTLDELQSKIDENNLDANRRNILEDVSDMIRSEFAIMPLLGKSDQHFNETAMKETEFKNLIQNPDRTEGEYVPKPSFAVKKITVYSDKLEDMRNCIIYDVPGFDSPTAIHMEQTKERMDKADAIILIANASKPSLTGPQLTIFSSAVDSDNIPFNEKVFVFANRADESKDLEYNMGTLKNDLDKYHILRKNDSNRLIPGSAYAALCIAGGREDDQAVANLKANGISDGIEEIKKKLKEYNDVVRIHVIEKRVENLEKMILETADAIKLSCSAVSSGDGSNADMINAFVDVQNKIKEKLVFFESEIRKILDEKPLTSGLLAALKGKLNTGELLPDEEEIAYIKERCTQSTAQFEASLRDFKRAEVREIFSDVTQCVTEDLKRETADELTGILLECFNVTPDHLYFEEIKTMTREYVDGYYRDFNLKTIQKTLTLRFCDEVFELLINKPFLMPDRLDFFLKNIDNIAALAVYDHSEEESRISNSKMDIADMPLVRSILFHEGTDGANSFSTVSPESRQKYIADLKKSIVLKLHNNLSELDSLAEQTVDWCCESGLSVYSFIQSLNRILPDLRFKRYSSEKECDELMYYLSLTSEHLEFQMTGESSKMNLLISRYNEACKSRENTHEWVIDRFKEDISILVSIISGPVVSALGLEIPFAANVSEITDKIKQHVQDKDTLFVDFYGKVYPKSEYKKLEENESLQKINSEKKVVLENIDELLKELGEH
- a CDS encoding exopolyphosphatase, with the protein product MRLVTRSDFDGLACGALLLEVGIVDSWKFVHPKDLQDGLFEVTEDDVLANVPFVEGCGLWFDHHSSEHERNQLEGKYKGESRITPSCARIIYDYYGGKERFSHFDDMMEAVDKVDSGHLTIDEVLNPSGWILVGYLMDPRTGLGRFRNFTISNYQLMEKLLHACRTMSTDEILALPDIQERIAVYNEQTELFKKMVHEHTEIRKDVIITDLRGVETIYTGNRFMIYSLYPEQNISVWIVNGRGGLGCSCAVGHSILNRTSNVNVGSLMLKYGGGGHRVVGTCQFQDDEMAEKVPALLDDIVNYKGE
- a CDS encoding GHKL domain-containing protein, coding for MIYTIAEYTATIIECIIILLFLVLSSRYKQTSKQKNIFKTIFFSVLIVTNALLWDNITILFEHELLHICTYILLFYITSEAIFIGKWWRKLVIILIAILSVFLVNLVVTLCSGVILGDHYSQILLMRNPTRVFLLLLTKLGLAVILFIISNFIRNKNYSLQFMQCIITTVLLITSIISGVTIEKMLLDNVVSLKYASIIMICISIIVILLFSIIVQFSIKNNADIIKVALQTKLHDDEQRINELVQMNISVKSVKHDLRNHTTVLKKLLAEQNINQALNYIEKLDSDISDIQAISNTNNPALNAILDAKRVICKKENIDLKCYLQSELPDFDYFSLSTVLGNLMDNAIEAEKNEENKVIKLSITSDSNNIEITIQNRISESVLINGKLPKTTKKDSQNHGLGMISITETLAQNNGIIDIYELEDWFVTDVIMRC
- a CDS encoding LytTR family DNA-binding domain-containing protein, which gives rise to MRFAIIDDEQPFLEQITKTIKSLINEPVSIDCYIKALDFYAKTQETEYDAYFIDIDMPIVNGFELSQKLLEQNSDIPIIYVTGRDELVIQAFRYKALGFVRKQNMESELRYALSTLFKEFENNYGFINVTEVKCTGGREHRIPVKTIKYIQTDGHNTIIQLSNSKTVTVRKPLSFYYKNELFKNFILIDSGTLVNLKLITYIDNKVVFKDGKSFAVSKRRYKSVYEAWLKSRRRLLI